The following DNA comes from Serpentinimonas raichei.
CCTAGAGTACTGCGGCCTGAGGGCCTCGATCACCTCAAAGGCCAAGCGTGATCTTATCCATGGACGGCGAATGGTGATTCGCTTTGATCGAGGCCCGGACTGCACCATCTGGATGGACCAAGGACTTTCGTATTGGACCGTCGCTCGGCAGCAATCTCGCACCAGTGCGATCATCTTCACCTTCGCCGACGACGCGGCATCGCTCGGCGAAAGATTGGCGGAGGTCAAGGTCGGCGTCGAAGGTCATGGCATGCCCACACAAATCTTCTTGACTCGTCGGGATCGTTGATTTCCCCTATCGACATCCCCGAAGGCACCCAGCACGGCAAAACCTTCAGACTGCGCGGGCGCGGCATCAAGGGCGTGCGTTCGAGCTACCCCGGCGATCTGTACTGCCACATCAACGTCGAAACCCCGGTCAAGCTCACCGAACACCAGCGCAAGCTGCTGCGCGAACTGGAAGAGTCGTTCCAAAAAGGCGGCAACAAACACAGCCCGAACGACAAAGGCTGGTTCGAGAAAGCGAAGGCGTTTTTCTTCTAGTTTTGTGATCCAATGGACGCATGAGCGTCCAAGTCATCTTCCTGGGCGGGGCCGGTACTGTCACCGGCTCCAAGTTTTTGGTGCGGCATGCGGGCAAGGGCCTGCTGATCGATTGCGGCCTGTTCCAGGGCTACAAGCAGTTGCGGCTGCGCAACTGGGCCGCGCTGCCGGGCCTGGAAGAAGGCGGCATCGACGCCGTGGCGCTCACGCACGCGCACCTCGACCACAGCGGCTACCTGCCGCTGCTGGTGCGCCAGGGCTACCACGGCCCGGTCTGGTGTACGCCGGGCACGCGCGACCTGTGCCGCATCCTGCTGCCCGACAGCGGCCACATCCAGGAAGAAGACGCCCAGTTCGCCAACCGCAAGGGTTTTTCCAAACACCACCCGGCGCTGCCGCTCTACACCGAACAAGATGCGCGCAAATGCCTGAAACAGTTGCGCAGCGTGGCGCCACTGCACCTGTTCGAGCCGCTGCCGGGCTGGCAGGCGCGCTTTCATGGAGCCGGGCACATTTTGGGCGCCTCCAGCCTGTATCTCGAAGTGGGCGGGCGGCGGCTGCTGTTTTCGGGCGACCTCGGGCGCTGCGACGACCTGCTCATGTTCCCGCCCGAGGCACCACCGGGAGCGGATGCGGTGTTCGTCGAGTCCACCTACGGCAACCGCGAGCACCCGAGCGAGAACCTGATCGACGAACTGGCGGAACCGCTGCAACGCGCAGCCGCCCGCAGCGGCACCGTGGTGGCGCCGGTGTTTGCGGTCGGTCGCGCGCAGGCGCTGTTGCACGCCATTGCGGTGCTCAAGCAGCAAGGGCGCATCCCGCAGGCGCTGCCGGTGTTTCTGGACAGCCCGATGGCGATCGAGAGCACCGAGCTGTTTGCCCAGCACCTGGGCCAGCACCGCCTGAGCGCCGCCGAGTGCAGCGCCATGGCGCGCGCCGCCACCATGACGCGCAGCGCCGACCAGTCCAAAGCCATTGCGCGCCAGCACGGCCCGAAAGTGATTTTGTCGGCCAGCGGCATGGCCACCGGCGGCCGCGTGCTGCACCACCTGCAACTGTACCTGGGCGACCACCGCAACCTGGTGCTGCTGACCGGCTTTCAGGCCGCCGGCACGCGCGGGGCCACGCTCGCCAACGGCGGCACCAGCCTGCGCATCCACGGCCAAGACTGGCCGGTGCGCGCCGAGGTGCTGCAACTGCATTCCTCCTCGGCCCACGCCGACGCGCCACAACTGCTGAACTGGCTGCGCGCCATTCCGGGTCAGCCGCAGCGCGCCTTCGTCATCCACGGCGAACCCGAAGCCGCCGACACCCTGCGCCGGCGCATCGAAACCGAGCTGCGCTGGAGCGCGCTGGTGCCCGAGCACGGCTCGACTTGGGAGCTTTGAGGCTTCCAACTCATCCCCGCAGCCATTCTGGCCCGCTTCACGCCCGCATCATCCTCGCATCTGCACCATGAACGCCCCCTCCCCCCCGCTCGCCCCCAGCAACGCCGCCCTGATGGCGCGCCGCCGTGCCGCCCTGCCCGCCGGGCTGGGCCAGACCTACGAGGTGTTCGTCGAGCGCGCCGACAACGCCGAAGTCTGGGATGTAGAAGGCCGGCGCTACATCGACTTTGCCGGCGGCATCGCGGTGCTCAACACCGGGCACCGGCACCCGCGCATCGTGCAGGCGGTGAAGGAGCAGCTGGACAAATACCACCACACCTGCTTTCAGGTGCTGGCCTACGAGCCCTACGTGGAGCTGGCCGAGCGCCTGCTGGCCAAGGCCCCGGGCGACTTTGCCAAGAAGGCGTTTTTCCTCTCCACCGGGGCCGAGGCGGTAGAAAACGCGGTCAAGATCGCGCGCGTGGCCACCGGGCGCTCGGCGGTGATCGCCTTTGGCGGCGGCTTTCATGGCCGCACCCTGCTTGGCATGGCGCTCACCGGCAAGGTCGCGCCCTACAAAAGCGGCTTTGGCCCGTTCCCGGCCGAGATCTACCACGCCGAATTCCCCAACCCGCTGCACGGCGTGAGCGTGGCCGATGCGCTGCGCTCGCTCGAACACCTGTTCAAGTACGACGTCGAAGCCAACCGCGTGGCCGCCATCATCCTGGAGCCGGTGCAGGGCGAAGGCGGCTTTTACGTGGCCCCGCCCGAATTTGCGCAGGCGCTGCGCGCCCTGTGCGACCGCCACGGCATCGTGCTGATCGCCGACGAGATCCAGACCGGCGCCGGCCGCACCGGCACCTGGCTGGCGTGCGAGCAGTGGGGGCCGCAGGCCTGCCCAGACCTCATCACCATGGCCAAGTCGATGGCCGGCGGCTTTCCGCTGGCGGCCGTGATCGGCCGCGCCGAGC
Coding sequences within:
- a CDS encoding MBL fold metallo-hydrolase RNA specificity domain-containing protein; the protein is MSVQVIFLGGAGTVTGSKFLVRHAGKGLLIDCGLFQGYKQLRLRNWAALPGLEEGGIDAVALTHAHLDHSGYLPLLVRQGYHGPVWCTPGTRDLCRILLPDSGHIQEEDAQFANRKGFSKHHPALPLYTEQDARKCLKQLRSVAPLHLFEPLPGWQARFHGAGHILGASSLYLEVGGRRLLFSGDLGRCDDLLMFPPEAPPGADAVFVESTYGNREHPSENLIDELAEPLQRAAARSGTVVAPVFAVGRAQALLHAIAVLKQQGRIPQALPVFLDSPMAIESTELFAQHLGQHRLSAAECSAMARAATMTRSADQSKAIARQHGPKVILSASGMATGGRVLHHLQLYLGDHRNLVLLTGFQAAGTRGATLANGGTSLRIHGQDWPVRAEVLQLHSSSAHADAPQLLNWLRAIPGQPQRAFVIHGEPEAADTLRRRIETELRWSALVPEHGSTWEL
- the gabT gene encoding 4-aminobutyrate--2-oxoglutarate transaminase, whose amino-acid sequence is MNAPSPPLAPSNAALMARRRAALPAGLGQTYEVFVERADNAEVWDVEGRRYIDFAGGIAVLNTGHRHPRIVQAVKEQLDKYHHTCFQVLAYEPYVELAERLLAKAPGDFAKKAFFLSTGAEAVENAVKIARVATGRSAVIAFGGGFHGRTLLGMALTGKVAPYKSGFGPFPAEIYHAEFPNPLHGVSVADALRSLEHLFKYDVEANRVAAIILEPVQGEGGFYVAPPEFAQALRALCDRHGIVLIADEIQTGAGRTGTWLACEQWGPQACPDLITMAKSMAGGFPLAAVIGRAELMDAPAPGGLGGTYAGHPLACAAALAVLEVFEQEQLLARAQAVGARLRTGLQALAAQHPEIGDVRGLGAMLAIELFQAGTVQTGSHASGPPQPDPALTQRVCAEALARGLVLLSCGLYANVIRILVPLTASDALLDEGLALLGAALAAAKGVAPPK